Proteins co-encoded in one Sebastes umbrosus isolate fSebUmb1 chromosome 20, fSebUmb1.pri, whole genome shotgun sequence genomic window:
- the LOC119479256 gene encoding hyaluronan-binding protein 2-like, translating to MVRVCTNMVCLIALLSALCALTVLGQDLYVITETDDTGAYEYYYDYTTDSPAEDLDLALDDWLYELMDVTDECDPNPCLNGGSCDQAADGSFRCFCPEPYSGKKCQTVKDVCKNVNCGRGSCVVTSAAPFYKCKCKHPYKPPNCNKASPCRPNPCQNGGSCMKGPKRSSFQCSCPHGYSGTFCEVAPNDCYQEDGEFYRGMVSVTVEGEECLDWNSYFILQKGGDPFKEYAGFDGIGPHNYCRNPDGDDQPWCFINNNGKLKWNLCKVRKCSGAPATPPTIHETDPTPAKPDVTAAAQFSQCGRPQPGRSARIFGGKKSLPGAHPWQVSLQTRTKGSSEPFGHICGGILLESCRVLTAAHCIKSGVEMQVVLGGVDIEKDETYDQVIPVEKAIVHEEYKESPFALHNDVAMLQLKVTDRPYCAKETRFVKTACLPNQPFSSGTECVISGWGVTETQKYGTNQLLDARVLLISQDKCKAPHVYGDSLDDSMFCAGNMKGGVDSCQGDSGGPLVCERNGTHYVVGVVSWGDGCGKKYKPGVYANVGRFVDWIASHLLS from the exons ATGGTCAGGGTCTGCACCAACATGGTGTGCTTAATAGCTTTACTCTCTGCACTGTGTGCACTCACTGTGCTCGGACAGGACTTGTAT GTAATCACAGAAACAGATGACACTGGAg CTTATgagtattattatgattataccACCGACAGCCCTGCAGAAGATTTGGATCTGGCTCTAGATGACTGGTTGTATGAACTCATGGATGTCACAG ACGAGTGTGATCCAAACCCGTGTTTGAACGGAGGCAGCTGTGACCAAGCTGCTGACGGGAGCTTCAGATGTTTTTGTCCTGAGCCTTACTCGGGGAAGAAGTGTCAGACAG tgaaagATGTTTGCAAGAACGTGAATTGTGGCCGTGGAAGCTGTGTCGTCACATCTGCTGCTCCATTCTACAAGTGCAAGTGCAAACATCCGTACAAACCACCCAACTGTAACAAAG CTTCTCCCTGCAGGCCCAACCCCTGTCAGAACGGAGGCTCTTGCATGAAGGGTCCAAAACGCTCCTCCTTCCAGTGTTCCTGCCCTCATGGGTACAGTGGGACGTTCTGCGAAGTTG caccaAATGACTGTTACCAAGAGGACGGAGAGTTTTACCGCGGCATGGTGAGTGTAACCGTTGAAGGGGAAGAGTGTCTGGACTGGAACTCCTATTTCATCCTGCAGAAAGGAGGAGATCCCTTCAAAGAGTACGCAGGCTTCGATGGAATTGGACCACACAATTACTGCAG GAACCCTGATGGGGATGATCAGCCCTGGTGCTTCATTAACAACAATGGCAAACTGAAGTGGAACCTTTGTAAAGTTAGGAAATGTTCTggag CTCCAGCCACCCCTCCGACCATCCATGAAACAGATCCGACTCCAGCCAAGCCGGACGTCACTGCCGCTGCCCAGTTCTCCCAGTGTGGGAGGCCGCAGCCCGGCCGCTCGGCCCGGATCTTCGGAGGGAAGAAGTCTCTCCCTGGGGCTCATCCATGGCAGGTTTCCCTGCAGACCAGAACCAAAGGCTCCTCCGAGCCCTTCGGCCACATCTGTGGAGGCATCCTCCTCGAGTCCTGCCGGGTGCTCACTGCTGCACACTGCAT TAAAAGCGGAGTGGAAATGCAAGTGGTGCTGGGAGGAGTGGACATAGAGAAGGATGAAACATACGATCAGGTCATCCCTGTGGAGAAGGCCATCGTGCATGAGGAATACAAGGAGAGCCCCTTTGCTCTTCATAATGATGTTG CCATGCTTCAGCTGAAAGTCACGGACAGACCGTACTGTGCCAAAGAAACCCGCTTTGTGAAGACGGCCTGTCTGCCAAACCAGCCCTTCAGCAGCGGGACGGAGTGTGTGATCTCAGGATGGGGCGTGACTGAAACAC AGAAGTACGGTACCAACCAGCTGCTGGATGCTCGTGTCCTCCTGATCTCTCAGGACAAATGCAAAGCTCCTCATGTTTACGGGGACTCTCTGGACGACAGCATGTTCTGTGCAGGCAACATGAAAGGAGGTGTTGACTCCTGCCAG GGAGACTCTGGCGGCCCTCTGGTGTGTGAGCGTAATGGGACCCACTATGTTGTTGGTGTAGTGAGCTGGGGCGACGGCTGCGGCAAGAAGTACAAGCCTGGTGTCTACGCCAACGTCGGCAGATTTGTTGACTGGATCGCTTCTCATTTACTCTCATAG